The Terriglobales bacterium DNA segment GGATGCCCATGCGGTCGCTGAGTGGCTGCGCCCCGCCCTGGTAGAAGGTCAGCTGCTTCGGTTGGCCGCCCTCGGCGGGCATGACGTAAACATTGAAGTTGCCGTCGTATTGCCCGGTGAAAGCGATCCACTTCCCATCCGGAGAGAACTTGGGGAACAGTTCCCTACCGGGAGCGGTTGTGACCCGGTGTGCGACCCCACCCTGGCTGGAAGCCAGCCACAAGTCGCCGCCGTAGACGAAGACGATCCGGTCACCGTGGATGTCGGGAAAGCGCATCAAGCGGCCTTCCCGTGCTTGTTGTGCGAACACGGGAAGGGCAGCGAAAAGCAGGCAGACACACAACCGATGCTTGAACAGGTACATGAAAACTCCTGGTTGCGGAATCGCAAAGGGGGGTCGTAAAGATGTCGGGCATGGAAAACGTGCTATTGTAGCAACCTCATCGGGCAGCGGCGCGCCGAGGAAGTAAAGATGACAAGCTGCCCCGGTGCCACAGGTCGCCTTCCCACAGTGACGGCCTGCCGGGCAAAAGGAAAGCGGCCCAGGCCTCCAGAAGCAGATCCGGCCGCCGTCGAAGCCAAGCCCAATGGCCTGCTGCTCGATGAACCGGTTATCGTTCTCCCCTTTCCATGCTGGAATGCACCCGTAAGACTTTCCTGCTCTCGAGAACTGCGCCGCTCCCTACCACATCAGCAGTGGTGGATCGATTTCTTGCGCAACGTGGGTGCGCTGGATTCTGGCATAAAAGCTCCCTGATGCGCGGCGGCATGGAGGCCATTTACGCCGATGTCGGCCAGCGCCTGGGTTTCGTCGGGTTCGCTTCCACCAGGCCGGCGCAAGGCGCGATGTGCAGTGCGAGACGACGGCTCGGACTGGAAGCAGAGTCGCTCTTCCCGCTCCCGGTGCGCGATGATGTCGGCTGACGCTGGCCATCACTCATAGCGCAGCGCCTCAATCGGGTCCAGGTTGGCGGCGCGCACCGCGGGGAACATTCCGCTGACCACGCCCACCAGCCCCAGGATCGTGACTGCGATCAGCAGAATCTTGGGCGCCACCACCAGCCGGATATCGCCCGCCTCGGCGTGGCTGGCCATGGCGCTGTACAGTGTCAACGAACCCACCGAGAGAGAAACGATGTAGGAGAGTACGATGCCCAGCACGCCGCCCACGGCTGTAATCACCATTGCCTCCGCCAGGAACTGAAACAGAATGTCTTTCCGCCGCGCTCCCAAAGCCTTCTCCACCCCGATTTCGCGCGTACGCTGCGTCACCGATACCAGCATGATGTTCGCCAGGCCGACCCCGCCAATCCCCAGGGTAATCGTCCCGATAAAGGTGAGCAGGATCTTCAGGCCCATGGTGATGATGTTGAACTGCGATAGCTGCTTCTGCGCATCGAACACGAACACCGCGCGCTCGTCGTCGGACTTGAAGTTGTGCGCCAGCGCCAGAGAATCGCGAATGATCTTGCTGACCTTGTTGTGGTCCATCCCTTCGTAGTCCAGCCAGATGCCCCCGAGGTAGTAGTTGTCCTGGAGCACATCCATGGTCTTGTAGGGGATGTAGATCTGGCGGTTGATATCGCTGTCGCCCTCCTGCATGCGCGCCGTAACCAGGCCGACCAGCTGGAAACTGACCCCATTGATGCGGATCGTCTGCCCCAGGGCGGGTAGTCCGGAAAACAGCTTGTCCCGCGCTTCCCAACCCAGTACCGCAACGCGAACATGGGCCAGGTTGTCCTCGTCGTTGAGGAACCGCCCTTCCGCCATTTTGAGGTTCCAGATCTGCTGAGCGGGCGGATCGATCCCGGTCACCGGCAAAACGAACGTACGTGCCCCGTTGGTGACGGTGCATTGTTTGTCTAGTTGGCGGGAGACATGGTGCACCAGTGGCACGACGTTGCGCAGCAGTTCGATGTCGGTGTTGGTGAAGCGAATCTCGACCCCGGCCTTGTTTCCCCCGGCCTGCTGCGAAGTGCGGCCCGGAAAGATGCCCACGGCTTTGGCCCCAAAGCTCTCGAAGATGTTGTAAATCGCCTGGCCGAAGCCCTCTCCGTACGCCAGCAGCAACACGACCGTGGCGATACCCCAAGCCATCCCCGCCATGGTCAGCAGGGTCTTGCGCAGATCATGTCGCATAGCGCCATAGGCTTGTTCCAGAAGGTCGCGATGCATGGTTACTCCTTGCGCAACGCCTCCACGGGTTCCAGCAGCGCCGCCCGCCGCGCTGGATACAAGCCCGCGGCAATGCCGGCGATGGCCAGCGAAGCGATGGCCAGGATCGCCGTCGAGGCCACCAGCTTCGGCGGATCAAAGCCGGGCGGCGAAGGCACAGTGGACAAGGCTGCCATTAGGGCCGCCGCGCCGCCCATCCCGATGCCTCCGCTCAGCAGAGTCAGGAAGGCGCCTTCCACGAAGAACTGGAACATGATACTGCCGTTGGTGGCGCCAACCGCCTTGCGCAGCCCGATCTCGCGCGTCCGGTCCGCCACCGCTACCAGCATGATGT contains these protein-coding regions:
- a CDS encoding ABC transporter permease — translated: MHRDLLEQAYGAMRHDLRKTLLTMAGMAWGIATVVLLLAYGEGFGQAIYNIFESFGAKAVGIFPGRTSQQAGGNKAGVEIRFTNTDIELLRNVVPLVHHVSRQLDKQCTVTNGARTFVLPVTGIDPPAQQIWNLKMAEGRFLNDEDNLAHVRVAVLGWEARDKLFSGLPALGQTIRINGVSFQLVGLVTARMQEGDSDINRQIYIPYKTMDVLQDNYYLGGIWLDYEGMDHNKVSKIIRDSLALAHNFKSDDERAVFVFDAQKQLSQFNIITMGLKILLTFIGTITLGIGGVGLANIMLVSVTQRTREIGVEKALGARRKDILFQFLAEAMVITAVGGVLGIVLSYIVSLSVGSLTLYSAMASHAEAGDIRLVVAPKILLIAVTILGLVGVVSGMFPAVRAANLDPIEALRYE